The following nucleotide sequence is from Candidatus Rokuibacteriota bacterium.
CTCGTGGCAGGCGCCCGGATGGGTGGCGCGCGCGGCCTGCTGCTGGATGGCCGCCACAACGGCGGGGTGGCAATGGCCGAGGAAGAGCGCGCCGTGCCCCATCCAGTAGTCCACGTACTCGTGGCCGTCCACGTCCCACTTGCGCGAGCCCTGCGCCCGCTCCACGTAGATGGGGAAGGGGATCAGGTGGCGGCCGTCGTGGGTGACGCCGCCCGGGATCACGCCGCGCGCGCGCTCCCAGAGGGCGGCCGACTTGGGGTGGAGGCTGCGGTAGGTCTCGTGAACCTTCGACGGCTTCGCGGGCTGCGTCATCTCGCTCGTCCTCCGGTCTGTCGCGATTTTGCGGCGACCCTCAGTAGCTCCAGCATGCCTACATGCGCCTCCCAGGGCAAGCCGTCCACGGTGGGCTCGGGGCGGCGGGTGATGCCGTCCACGGCGCCGGCCTCGACACAGGCGGCGACCATCCGGCGCTCCTCCTCGGCCGAGTGCAGGAGATCGCTCCCGTCGAGCCGCGACAGCTCGGCGACGACGCCGTAGGCACCCCAGTTGGAGGTGCCGGCCACCACCAGGTGGCGCACCGTGACCACGGAGGCCATGAGCCGCGCCTTCGCACCACTGCGCGCGATCCGCCCGAGCACATTGCCCATGCCAATCTCGTTGCCGCCGTCGCCCACGCCGATGGTCACCAGCCGGCGCGGCGCCACGAGGAACAGGGCGTCGAGCGGCGCATTCCACGCGCGGATGGATTCCCCGCGGAAGTTCAGGTAATCGCCCGTGCGCGTCCGGCCCAGGCGCTCGATGGCGACGAGATGGGTCGGCGCGTGCTCGGCCAGGAACCGGCGGGCCACGGCCGCCGCGGACGCCGCGGTCGCGTGGAAGGTGACGATCGAGGCGGACTCGCCGAGCGATCGCAGCGCGGCTGCGAGCGGCGGCACGGTGACGGGGTCGGTCACGAAGCTGACGTGCTTGCCCAGCCGGCGGAGCGCCCGGCCCAGCGAGGCGGCGCCGGGCGGCCCGTCGGTCTCGGGCAACCCGGGGCCCACGGCGAAGCCCGTGGTGATGAGGATGCGGCGGCCCCGCGCCAGCGCGCGCGCGGCCCGCTCCGCTCCCCCCGCGACGAAGAACCCCGCGATGCCGCGGCCGCCCGGATCCAGGGCCAGGAGATGATCGATCATGCGCAGGGAGCGAGGCGGCACGCGGGGGCCAGGCCTATCGGCGGGGCGGCGCAGGACCGGCCGGAGCAGGCGGAGCGGCGGGCGCCGGCGGGGCGGCCGGACCGGCCGGCGGCGCGTCCGACGATGGCGCGAGCCCTTCGGGCTGCTTCACGCCGAAGTACAGGCTCGTGGCGAGAGCGCCGCTCGGGTCGAAGACCACGACGAGCCCGGCGCGGTAGACGAACATCTCCCGCTCGTCCTTGGCTCCGACCTGGTCGGGCGGGCCCCATCCGTCCAGGATGGTCCGGCGGCCGAAGATGAACGGTTTCGGGTCCAGTCTCACCACGCGCACCACCGACGGGCTGTAGCCCGAGGGCGTGAGGAGGCCGAAGTCCACCGTCATCCGGATAAAGCCCACGGGGGCCTGGCGCCCCTCGTACAGCCACTCGAGGGTGTCGTACCCCTCGAGCTTGCGCCGGGTCTCCTTGGTCGGAGCGCCGTAGCGCTCGCGCACCTGCGGGGCGGTGGTGACGCCGGGCTCGATGCCGCCCCACTCGGCCGCATGGCCCGCCTCCGGCCAGACGGCGAGCAACGAGAGGGCCAGCGCGCCCAGCAGCGGGAGGGGCAGCCTCGCCACGCTCAGTAGCCCAGCGCCGCGCCGTCGCCGCGGGGATCCGCGCCGCCGGCCATGCTGCCGTCCCTCAGCGTGATGCCGTGGGCGTGGCCCATCTGGCTGGCCCAGTCGGAGACGACGCGCACGTTGTGGCCGCAGCGGGCCAGGTCCGCGAGCGCGCCGGCGGGGACGCGCCCCTCGATCCTGAGGATGTCCGCCGGCTCCCCCGGGTTGACGGGGCCGTACATGAAGCGGGGCCGCTCGATGGCCTCCTGGATCTCCATGCCGTAGTCGAGGATGTTGGTGATGGCCTGGACGTGGAACATGGCCTGGCCATCGCCACCCATGGTGGCGTAGCCCAGCACGGGGCGCGCTTCGCGGGTGACCATGCAGGCCGTGAGCGTGTGGAAGGGGCGCTTGCGCGGGGCGAAGCAGTTGGGGTGGGCGGGATCGGTGTTGAAGTAGGCGCCGCGGTTCTGGAGCACCACCCCCGTGCCGGGCGCGACCACTCCCGAGCCGAAGGACTTGTAGAGGCTCTGGATGACGCTGATCAGATTGC
It contains:
- a CDS encoding DUF4392 domain-containing protein; translation: MIDHLLALDPGGRGIAGFFVAGGAERAARALARGRRILITTGFAVGPGLPETDGPPGAASLGRALRRLGKHVSFVTDPVTVPPLAAALRSLGESASIVTFHATAASAAAVARRFLAEHAPTHLVAIERLGRTRTGDYLNFRGESIRAWNAPLDALFLVAPRRLVTIGVGDGGNEIGMGNVLGRIARSGAKARLMASVVTVRHLVVAGTSNWGAYGVVAELSRLDGSDLLHSAEEERRMVAACVEAGAVDGITRRPEPTVDGLPWEAHVGMLELLRVAAKSRQTGGRAR